DNA sequence from the Ogataea parapolymorpha DL-1 chromosome II, whole genome shotgun sequence genome:
CAAGATGGTGTTGCCATCCATTTTGCAAATGGGAATGTGACAAAAGCTGACCTGGTGATTGCTGCTGATGGCATATACTCAAAAATTCGTCGCCAATTCACCAATGATGCCATCGTCTACAAGGGAGCAGTTGCATATAGGAATGTTTTTGACGATAAAATCGTGGAACATATTCCTGGATTGCCAGATGATGTTACAGTCTGGATTGGCAAGGGATCTGCTATGTTTATGACTAGACTAACGCCTGGAAAGTTCAACGTTGCAGCCCACTTGAGAGACCCACCAGAAGTTGCTGCCAACCTGCGGTGGAACAAGACCACAGGTGATTGGGGTAAGAAGCGCTTGATTGAGCACTTCAAAGACTGGGATCCACTTATCGGTCAGATTCTTGAAGTTATGCCGGAGTCGATTGCTTTCCCGCTGGAACGGGCACCTTGGCTGGAGAACCTGGTTGTTGGAGACCGGATTGCGTTTGTCGGCGATGCTGCTCATCCAACCTCCGGTGTTTACGGGGCTGGTGCAAATATGGGATTTGATGATGTCTGGGCCTTGTACAGGtccttgttggagaccaagtataatttgaaaaaagctttgtttcttttcaatgagACCAGAGCCCCATTTT
Encoded proteins:
- a CDS encoding Salicylate hydroxylase (Salicylate 1-monooxygenase); the encoded protein is MTAEEEVKPLKIAIIGGGLVGAFAAVTLSRLPNVSVTAYEKSDKVREVGAAITLTEGGLVTLEQVFDLDELEKILYRTPNNGHITRRHWKTGEYLNEPHSKSPKYPKYNHAKAQRVLLLDFILKHVPEGTIKYGQEVKSVNVRQDGVAIHFANGNVTKADLVIAADGIYSKIRRQFTNDAIVYKGAVAYRNVFDDKIVEHIPGLPDDVTVWIGKGSAMFMTRLTPGKFNVAAHLRDPPEVAANLRWNKTTGDWGKKRLIEHFKDWDPLIGQILEVMPESIAFPLERAPWLENLVVGDRIAFVGDAAHPTSGVYGAGANMGFDDVWALYRSLLETKYNLKKALFLFNETRAPFLKRVEKQIEIDQQIGAKYIGTAETDEEWKRRVEHRGLSAKWITDHSVDNEFEQVRDQNFLQLFVDE